The genomic DNA AgtggtaatttaaaaatagaactagtgccctaaaatattaattcaatttTATAGAAAAGAGTAAAGAATGTTAGAAAATTGTTTACCAAAAACTAAAGACATCTGGGATTGGAGCCATTCACAATCATaccaattaaattaaatattgagGAACAATTATGGAAAACAGAAGCCAAGAGTGGCAAAACTACTGTTGGTCTCTCAATCAAATCCTTTATACACCCGAAGATTAAATTGCTGTCTTTCCgtcattatagttttaaaaaatgctttattaaGATATCACTAGCAATTTCAATTAAAAtactcatatatattttatttctaaaaaaaaaaatagtcatattCCTAAACACAAAAGCAAATAAGAGAAACAAGCTTAATactgattttctctctctttcaattaTTACTaccagaagaaagaataaaaggaaagaaaagaaagaaaacccgaGAGGCTGTCATCCTAGAAGGCATTTCCGCATAAAAAGAGTTAACAACCAGACGATGCAGCTAAACAGTGACAAGCCTCCCAGGTATATCCTCAGCAGACACGTTTCCAGATTAAAGAGCTGCAAACAAACTGGGCTGAAACCTCTCTTTGTCCAAGCCCAGCCTCTTCCTCCTGTGATGTCATATTACAAATCTAGCAAGCCTTTATTTTTCACTTCAGAGAAAGTCCATCACACAATACAGCTGGCAACAGAGAAAAAGACCTCGTTCAGCAAGAGCGAACACGCTTAGGAATTTATTTCGGAGCATTTAAAAGACTCTTCTACTTACCACCACTTGGGATCCACTACCGGaataacaaaaaggaaaacttcattttaaaaagacaagaagtAAATGAGACCAAATTGTGAATGTTTAAGTCTCTGAAAGTCTGcattgaaaagcaaaataaaattgctaACTTTAGCTTAAACATTCTGGAGCACAAAGAAACCTGAATTTTGGAATATCATCCAGACTACTGAAATACAAGTTTACCGGACAAGTAGACTTATTTCATCTTAGAACACGGCGTTTCTTTACCATCTACAATCCAATGGATTGGCTTCACTAACTGCATTTTTTAAAGGTTGCTCATCGGTTAACAAGCCCTGGATTCAAAGATTTTTTGGATGCTAGAAAATGAGACTATTTTCCTGTTGAGGAACCAAGTGCAAGCTTTACAGCAACAAATTTCATGTTTCTTTTGGAGATTCTggagagaaaggaaatatttGTAAGACCACCCAAAGATCCGAAGAATTTGCAAATACACTGGGGGTTTTTTAAGTGGTCAAAATCTGAATACCAAAGGAGCCTGCTGCCTTAAGGACTTCAACACAGTAAGCTGACCGTGCCTTTAGAATGGTAAGCAGTAACAGCTCCCAATGCTCCTATGATGACTCCTTTAAGTACACTTTGTATGGGTGCATGTTTAGTATGGTGTTTGTGCTTGGGTTAATATCCAACTGTGTTGCcatatacattttcatttgtaCCCTCAAAGTGCGAAATGAAACTACAACGTACATGATTAACTTGGCAATGTCAGACTTGCTTTTCGTTTTTACTCTACCCTTCAGGATTTTTTACTTTGCAACACGGAATTGGCCATTTGGAGATTTACTTTGTAAAATTTCAGTGATGCTGTTTTATACCAACATGTATGGAAGCATTCTGTTCTTAACTTGCATTAGTGTAGATCGATTTCTGGCAATTGTTTACCCATTTAAGTCAAAGACCCTAAGAACCAAACGAAATGCAAAAATCGTTTGCATTGCTGTGTGGTTAACTGTGATGGGAGGAAGTGCACCAGCAGTTTTTTTTCAGTCTACCCACTCTCGGGGTAATAATACCTCAGAAGCCTGCTTTGAAAATTTTCCTGATGACACATGGAAAACTTATCTCTCGCGGATTGTAATTTTCATTGAAATAGTTGGATTCTTTATTCCTCTAATTTTAAATGTAACTTGTTCTAGTATGGTGCTAAGAACTTTAAATAAACCTATTACCCTAAgtagaagtaaaataaacaaaactaaagTTTTAAGAATGATTTTTGTACATTTGGtcatattttgtttctgttttgtgccTTATAATATTAACCTTATTTTATATTCTCTTATGAGAACACAGATATTTGTTAACTGCTCAGTAGTGACAGCAGTAAGGACCATGTACCCAATCACTCTCTGCATTGCTGTTTCAAACTGCTGCTTTGACCCAATAGTTTACTACTTCACGTCAGACACAATTCAGaattctataaaaatgaaaaactggtCTGCTAGGAGAAATGACTCAAGATGGTCGGAAGTTCAAGGCACAGAAAACTTTATTCATCATAACCTAGAAGCCTTAAAAACTAAGATATTTGACAGTGAATCTACAATATAAGCTGCCTGGAATAAAACCAATGGAACTTCACTGGGACAGAACCTCCAAGTTCCTTCAACTGTGAAAAGTTTTCTTGAACGATTCTTTCttcacctcaaaaagaaaatgagcatgtggacattttaaagtttttagtattaaaaaaaagttgtattCAAGGTGATAAGCATTAAAATGTATTCTATTCTTGTATACactccaatttatttttcttagccaTTTTTGATTTGTACCTtcctcttcattaaaaaaaatcccttaaaAAGTTGTTCAAAGTCTAAAAGTGATTATGATTTAAATCATGTGGTGAGCATCTGTACTGTCTTTGAAGTTTTTAGTAATTTTATACTAAgtgatttacaaatattaaatgttttgtttaagtgatattttattcaacatatatCTAATTTGTTTCATCTGAATTGAAACTACTTATCATACTTATACTATAATAACATAAATGAGAACAGAgggtaatttaaaataataagtgtttttggagtatttttccAAAAAGTAGCTAAAAATGACTTCTGTAGAATAATAGATACTATTTGAGGATCTTGAGCTGTTACACTTAAAGATAACATTAAGGATTTTGTATTTGCATACAATTCATAAAAACCAGATGCTATCTAACTATGAAGTACAGCATGCTTTAAAATTACTATTTGATCCATTTTCTTGCTTTACTGGCACccaatttcaaaatgttatatgCCACAAAAATTGAGGAGAAAactaattaaatgttattttgctaaataaatgtttaaaaaataaaattctactgAAGGTATATTTTCAAGGTATATTTATGTCATGCTAAATAACttgtattttaagtattttaggTTAGTGAAGCACCATAAATAGTAAGATAGTAAAATACAATATTTGGCACTTAAAAAGTAATCAATTTGTGTGTTATTTCCCTTCCATCTTTTGATCAAAGCCAAATAAAGAATagctaaaaatattatttcaagttGCTAAAATGTTACTGTATGTCAAAATAATTCATGAAGGACATAGTTCCTtatataaaaagaagtaaaactaaagAGCCAAATAACTAAATATAACTACATTTTCATTTCAGTGAATATAAAAAAGGTATTGCTTTGAGCTATAATTTAGATATGATGCACCAACTACACTGAAACTGTTTCTTTTCCCAAcatatctttattttcaaattcaagCAGTTCTCCAAAgttaactaaaaatatatatatttttatttgaaaataggcaCATAATTAATTTCAATTCAACATTTAACCTATCTGATTTTTACATCTTCCTCTTTCAAGAATACAACCTTGGACAAATACTCTTAAGATTTTAACTTGATTTTTTGCTCTTCTCTGGGTTTGTGATGCAATGATTTCAGAGGAATAATAGTCATTTTCTAGAGAAGTAAACTAATTTTCAATGAAATAACGGGGAAGGAAGGGATTTTCTTTAGGGAACCATGGTTTCCTTTAGATTAGGGTGGGAAATATCGGCAAGACAaagcccaagaaatcatttggtctggccctgccaaggccattaggggtgagttaattaaatatttgaccaaaaatagcaggctaatttttaaattggtaattttgtatggcccctgAATGATGTTAtagatatccaaatggcctttggcagaaaagtGGTTCCTCACCCTGCTTTAGAAGGAAAACaaattattaaacaaacaaacaaaacggcTAGGGAAGAAATTAAGCATGGTCCTTTATAGCCcaaaagaaaggatatatgctgtaaacatgttttctttaattgACTTCAAAGTACCTTTATTTGATATCATGCTTtggaaaacaaacacatttaGCACTAAATATagagagtggggcaaaagtaagtttacagttgtgagtgcacaaaacagagtttattcttatattattagtattatattagtaattattggattatttttcatacatacaactgtaaacctatttttatcCCAATCTGTATATTTTTGAGTTGAAAAGCAACTAATAACTTACTGATGTGGAAGAAAGAGGTGGTAGTTTGTTAACAGATTTCTCAGAACTTTCCTTAGATTAAAGATCTGTGAGCAAGACAGCAAGATCTCAAAGCATAGCTATTACTTTAAAATGCAAGCCAATTAGCcatggccaggtgactcagttggttggagcatcatcccatacaccaaaaggttgtgagttcaattcctgacTAGGCTTGcaagttcgattcttggtcaaggtgcatacaggagacagtcaatagatgtttctttcccctttttcctccctctctaaaaatcaatcaaaatgtgtcctcaggtgatgattaaaagaaaacaacaaacaacacaaGCAAAATAGTTATCAGATAGTTGTTATTACTGCACTCAGTGGTGAAATATTTATTGCCCATTTGTCAACAGAAAGACGAATCAAAAGTTTTGTAAGATTCTTCACAAAGAAATACGTAACATAACAAgtattatttttcacattgaGAACTTCAAATTCTGGGCAAACCTTACCTACAGGGATAGAAGGAGTATTACAGTTATTTTCCTTTGTTAGAGTTGCACTTTAAGGTAAATTATATAttcctttctgtttctcctttacCCAGAAAACTTATATTAATAAAACTAAGAATTTACTTTTTGTTTCCTTAAAGTGACAGTACCAAGCCCTCCTTCCCCGCAAAAAATGGTGCCCactgttttcaacatttttataaaagattaTTTAACTAATCTTCCTTTCCACATTAACTCCCTTCAAAGGAATAGAAGATGAGGACATTTCTGAAAAACAGCTTTCCACACCCCTAATGATTAGTTCTGAACATAGAAATTACCTTTTCTGAGAAAATACAAGTAATTAGTTTACCAAAAGAATGTATGAAAATATATGCATTGCACATAATTTATCcaacagaaaatttaaagaaactgAAGATACTATGTTATCAAGGAGTTTTGACTTTATATTCTACATTCAAAATACTAAAAGCAAATTTGAGGTATAAATCCCAATTATAGGtattggtatttaaaaaaattagtcatTCAGTTGAGgaatagaaaatacaaaatggaACATTAGCAAACTTGATCTCCCCAACCGAGAAACATTTAATTTATGAAAGGTATGTCGCTAAGAAGAGACAGAAGCAATAGTTTTTTGGTCCTGCAATTCTGGACCTCTGATGAACCAGGTGACCTGATCTTTTGTCAATATATTATGTTACTATTGCCTAGCAGAATCTTTACTACATCCCAACATCCAAACTACTTTAGTGCCTACATGCCAATCTAACCATTtgtcagaaaagaagaaagatgtgACCTAGTGTGGTTGTTTATTCAGTTGTGaatttttatatagaaaattttaTAAACAGTGCTTATTAGTACATGAAGGTAGTCCCTAggtaaattgttttttaaaaagctcttttcATCAGCTGGCTTGAGAACAAGTTTATCTATTTATAATATGAATTCTAAGAAATAAGTTCCAAGTTAAAAAGGACTAATGGAGAGACCTAATGACACAGAACATATTTAAATCAACCCAAATATTTAATAACCAACAATATTTAATTAGCAAAATTTTCCAGAGATCAATATATACATAATCCTAAAACCACTAATTCTCAAATTTCTACTTTATCTTTCCTCATCTTTTTTACCTGATGTCTGCTATGCATTTTTGACAATTTTATAAAGTACAAAGAATATCATTTAAATAGGGCAATAGATCAGAATAATaagagaatacaaaattaactccaGGCAAACTTCTCTACCaaccctttccctttcttccctctctcaaaaatatttacttcaaTAACTGCTTAACAGGGTACAAAAGTATTTCCTTCATCACTCTGTGCAATGGCAGTGGCAAAAACAGAATCCAAAAGACAGGACCCCAGAAGTAGAGACAACTAATGAGTTTAATAATTGGTTTCAAACTCAAAACCTGCTTTACTTTAGAAATTCACTCAAgtagtttttgaaaataattaaaggttaagtaaatattatgaataaaagacaaatatgtataatatacttACAGCCAAGTTACAGTTAATACCTATAGGGTGAATGTGCAGAGTTCTATTATCTTCCCATCCAAATGGCTTCTGGCAAATTCACCATTTAGAATGGAAAGAGCCTAGAAGTCGCCTGTAACAATGGCCTCACCTTACTTAGGCTGAGGAAACTGAAAAACTAAAAGGGTAAGTAACTTGCACAGGGTCACATAACAAGTTAAAGTAAAGCCAGGGTAAGAACTTgggtttttatggttttagttttattattttttgacatGTCTATTTCTTTAAAGTGGCAAGGGAGGTAccacatgcaaaggccctgtgagAGAGAACTTGGTGTACTGAAAGGATTAAAACAGAGCCAAAGTAGCTGGAGATGTAAGGTTGAGATCATTCATGTACTTATAGGCCATGATAAAGCCATGTTAAGATCTGAGTTGTTGTAGAAAGTCCTGAAGGCTTTCAAGTAAAAGCAGAGACATGATCAGgtttaaaattgtaaaatgatCCCTCTGATTACAGGGAAGAAATGCATTTGTCTTcagcaaaaagtaaaaaagaaccACAATAAGAGCTATATTTAtgcaatttaaattaaaagagcTGTTCTTatcctttattttaattacatcCTTTCTTTCTTATTGGTAATAAGAAATGATAGAtggaaaggattttttaaaaattatttttttattgatttttagagaggaaggaagagagagagagaaacacacatcgACGTGAGAGTGAAAaatcggttggctgcctcctgcaccgccccttcctgggattgagcctgcaacccaggcatgtgccctgactgggaattgaaccagcaatttTTTGGTAAAagggagatgcccatccaattGAATGAACTACATTGGCCAGAGCTGGGAAGGATATTTTAATGTCATTACTTAGCACAATTAAGCCAGTAGCCCTTGTGGAGAAACTAATTCcttcatatattgctggtgggaatacaaaatgatATTAATCCTTATGACTGGGAATTTGGCAATAtctaacacacacatacacacacacacacacacacacacacacacacacacacacacacttaccctTTAACCTAGCATTCTCATTTTTTGGTTTTTACCCTGAACACAcacttttaataatataaaaatacatatgtacaaGGTGCAGCATTATTTGAAATGGTAAAAATTGGAAACTACCCAGATGTCTTGTCTAAGCATAGAATAAATTGTAGTGCATATGCACATTGTactgctatcctatataataaagagctaatatgctaattagaccggacagccaaacaacctttggacatccttccagatgaccttctggatgaagtcggggctgccagggctgagccccttgcatgaatttcgtgcatcaggcctctagtgcaacTATAATAAAGAATGAGAAAGCTCTCCAAGAATTGATACGCAGAAAGTATggttaaatgaaaaaacaaagcaTAAAAGAACACACGTAGCATGCTAACTTTGtgtaagaaaaagacaaaacaagaaaacatacatatatttactcattttacaaatagaaacataaaatcaATAAACCAAAAAATAAGGTTATAGGGGTGGGAAATGGTGTAGAAGAGATACTGAAAGAAATAACTCTCAACTGAGTGTAAAACTTTGGAAATCATGCTAATGTTGTACATCaggaatcagaaaacattttctttaaggatcagatagtaaatattttaggcctaTAGGATATACCATCCTATTGCAATTTCTTAATTCTGCATTGTAGTACAAAAGCAGCTATGAATAATACATAAacaatgagtgtggctgtgttccaataaaactacTTATAAAAACAGATGGCTGTGGTCTGTGTGCGCTACCTCCTGTCTTACATAGtcaaaaactaaagacaaaatggtaagaaataaaaaataaataaagccctaCATATGCATCTTTATTAGTGCCTGGAACATAACAGGTCTTGATAATTACCTGCTGAATGAATAAACCTTAAAGTTCtattaaaagactagaggcccagtgcacaaattcatgtaccaatggggtccctcagcctggcctgtgggatcaggctgaaaactgttctctgacatcccctgaggggttctgaattgcgagagggtgaaggccaggccaagggaccccaccagtgcactaacggggccggggagggacgcagaaggttggccagctggggagggaccgcaggagggctccagggcatgtccagcccatctcgctcagtcctgatcggctggaccccagcagcaagttaacctaccagtcggagtgtctgccctctggtggtcagtgcatgtcacagtgagcagttgaatggccttaacatatcattagcatattacgctttgattggttgaaagaatgatcggatgactggacacttagcatattaggctttaattatataggatggacATGAGTTCTAGTCAGGGCTTTGCTACAAAGTAATATAGCTTTAGTTAAGTCATTTAACCTTTTTATGTTGACCTCTGCATCTTTAACTATGGGTTTTGAACTAGATATTATGTAAGGTCCATGTCATACCTTATATCCTAGTTTCTCATTCTTGTCAGTTAtaattttcatccatttctttcttttagtaACCATTTTTTCACCACTGTTGCCATGTTATATTGGGACTACTCCAATCATTCCTTAACTCGGCCTGCTTCCTACTTTCTTCCCTTCAACCCGTGCAAGACAGCTCAACTAGATTCACCTATTAAATCACCTTTTACTGATTAATGTCCAGTTTTAAAAGCTGTCAGATTATCCAGAACCTGAACCTGAAGGGAAAAGTCCAGTTTCAAAGTTCAAATTTCACCAAAATATTACCCCAACCTACccaatattttgttttctcttatctCCCAAACAAGAAACCTCTACTCCAGGATGGTCTATTACTTGTCCTGTGGCCACAACTCTCACTTTCTTGActctagccagtggttctcaaccttctggccctttaaatacagttcctcatgttgtgacccaaccataaagttattttcgttgctacttcataactgtaatgttgctactgttatgaattgtaatgtaaatatctgatatgtaggatggtcttaggtgacccctgtgaaagggtcgttcgactgccaaaggggtcgcaacccacaggttgagaaccgctgctctagacattTAGGTACATAATATACTACTCACACTACTCACCCCTCTCCCTATCCCAGTCAACAAAGctcactttcctcctcttcccttttcatCATACAAGACCCAGTTCAACTCCTAAACAAAACCTTTGATAACACTGTCTGTGTTACTTATTGTTCTTTAACGCCtttgttagttttttgtttgtttgttttgtttgttttatttttttgcctgggCTATGTTTTATCTTCCTTACTAGATATCTGAAGCTCCTTGAAGAAATGGAttatgttttgtatttatttgtgttCTCTACAGCACCTAACATACCTATAGAATTGAAATAGAGGGCATAAAGATTGGCAGGAAGGAGCTTAGAGTTAAAAGCAAATTATATATTACTTTCCTGCCagaaaaagattaattttaaataactaaTATCTATTTACTTATAGAGTATCTACTCTGGGTCTTTATCAATGTAGTTTAATAAATGTCCTATACCTACACACAGAGTTTACCTTTTGTATTACCAAACCTATGGTTCTTTTAATTATTCCAAAGCCCAAAGTTAAAAGGCAAATTTTCTTTTACCAATATTACTCTTGTACAAGAATTCAATTACTATAGTCATCACCATAACTTATTActtgatttattaattttaaactatATCTGTTGAATCCCCACCATTTAGACGAGGTGATACGTTGTTAAAAGAAACCACTTTGTTCTTGAAGACCTTTATGGAATTGACTCTCTTTTGGAACAATTATTTTCTAGGCCTGATGAATCCTaggatttttcccatttttttctcttggtaCTCCTTTGACagtttcactctttttttttttagattctgtgATATCTCCTCTcttgggtttcttttttattttgcaaaagcaTATCCTCTAGTTATTCTATTTCAAAAAGGGCAGTCAAGAGATAAACTTTCTTGGTCCTTGCATGCTGGAAAATTGTTTCATTTTACCTTCATGTTGACAGTGTGGGTCAGATAAATAATTCTAGATAAAAACTGATGCTGATCTGGATCTTATTTCCCTGAAAATAACTTTCTTGTTCTCTCTAAAAGATGTTAATTTTCTCATTacctttgaaattttaaaaatatatatatatatatattttattgattttttacagagaggaagggagaagtatagagagttagaaacattgatgagagagaaacatcaatcagctgcctcctgcacacctcctattggggatgtgcctgcaaccaaggtacatgcccttgaccggaatcaaacctgggacctttcagtctgcaggctgatgctttatccactgagccaaaccggttagggcacctttGGAATTTTGAATTCTCACCAAGatgtatccattcattcatcttgCTTGGTATTATGGTCCTGGCTTTCAATAGCTTTGAAAATTTTTCTCCTGATatgttttttaatcattattttctcTCCTCCATTTTTTCTGGTCCTTCTTTTGAGGatgaataaatattgaaatgaGGTGTCCCAAAATACCAAAATAAGGGCAATAAACTTAGCAGTGCAATGGTCTGTGGCATTTCCTTCTTAAGCAGAATtacctttttttctccctttttcttcaaGTCTGTGATAGAAATCtggattttcttaatttctattcTGCTTCTTTTGCAGGCACAGCACAAAGCCATAGCCCTGTGTGCACATACGCAAAAGCTGGATTGGAGCCAGGCATATATTTGCACTGCACAAGAACACAAGGCTTCAGCCTAAACTCTGTATACCAAGCCTAGGGCACGTGTCCAGAGGGGCATCTTTTTCAAATTCATTAGTATGGAAGGAGACATATTTTCCGAATTCTTATAGGCTGGCACAGTGATAAGTGGGGGACTGGCCCAGGTGTTTCATGCACCAATATATCTCAAATCTACAATTCTCAAATGTAGGTGCCAGATTAgcatatcagaatcacctggacaAATGCTGGAAATGCACATTTTAGGCTCTCCCCCAGAAAGTTCAGGATTGGCCCCAGAAGTTTTAACAAGGCCTCCAAGTGCTTTTGATAAATGCTaaagtttgagagccactggcACTTTAGAGAACTCTCCTGATTACTGCACTACTCTCTGTACCTGCTACTTTGGCCTTGGAGACTGTCTCCCACTTCCACGAGAGCCCTTTCCTGCGTGTGTTCAGAGCTGTAGTTTTCTTTACTTCGCTGTATCCATCAATAGactcctcatttcttttttattctcaaaaCTGAATCAATCCCTCAAATTCCCTCCATAGTTTTACCACTTCAGAGTCTCAGTACTGCTGGATTTCAAtccatgtgttgttgttttttcttttctataacttTCCTAGAGGTTTAGGGAAGGAAAATAGGTAAAGGTATGTAGTCACTTTACTATTCTCAACCAGAAATACTCTATATTTTAAAGCAACTGCACATCTAAGttacataaaaaaattataatacataaaCCTTTTACTGATCTTAAAAAATAGCAGGCCTTTTCATCAAAACAAAGCAAATCCCAGAcagaaggaaaacacacacacacaaaaaacaacaacaaaggaaatcCTTATATTATGAACATAACCTTAAAGTtagttctctttaaaaaaaaatggcggTCAGCACACATCTAACTCTGGGTAGGTCAAACTCCtgcccgtggggacaatttggatattagcctttcttatataggatattactTAAAACATTGCACtaaaaaattataccttttgGCCTACGTGCCCCATACGTAATTTTAAAATGGCTAGGCAAAAATTGCTATACTTTGTGTTGTGGTCCTATAAGACTTAGTTAGACCTAAACACATGTAATTCAATAATCTTAGCTactcaagggggaaaaaatgggcatgtattaaaaaatagaaaaggacatGTATAAGTAGTTTGTCTAGAAGAGATTATAGAGTTGTTACTAGACAAATAATTACAAAAGTCAGAGATATCATTTTTTCACTATCATGGCAATTTTTACCCATCTCCATCCATCCAGGCCATTTATTCTTCACTTGCAACTGAACTATAGAAAAGTCTACTTTTAGAAGACCTTGTTTAAATATGTGAGTTAGACCCTGGTCTAAAAGTACATAGTGTTAATAAAAGTATCCAATATGTCTATTACAGGGATAATGCAAAAGTTTGTATTTTTCAAGaacagtttatattttaaagagtttgGTTTTGGATTAGGAACcccaattttcatttttatttatgactCAATAATTAGTAACAGATaagtcattttattttcccaaattctcattttaatgtttaaaagaaaaaactgaaatgacaaaataataaaacccaGTATTACTtacaaagtaaacaaaaaacCTTTTAGACAGTTAAATTATCTTAGACATGGAAAGATTAAGTACAATGAccagatattaataaaaataagtacttattatttttaatcaagaTAAAAATGACCAGATATTAAACTCCAAAAAATGAACTTAAAAGAGAGCAAGACAGATTTATGTTAGTCTCTGAAGGATTCTTTAAAAGTATAATCAAAATCTTAAAGGGAAATTATATTTACTGAACGTAAGAAACACTGAAACTTaccaaaaatagaaaagatttctttaaaagagaaacaaatccAGCTGTTTCCTATTCTACATTTCCTTATCATATTCTAAATCTAGCACTTACAGGAAGACACCAAAAATGCTTTTGATATTTGGTCATTTCTGGCAAAGTGGAAAATATTAAGAACCAGTAAGTAAATTGATAAAAACACATAACATTCACGTGTATTTTAAAACT from Myotis daubentonii chromosome 2, mMyoDau2.1, whole genome shotgun sequence includes the following:
- the LPAR6 gene encoding lysophosphatidic acid receptor 6, whose amino-acid sequence is MVSSNSSQCSYDDSFKYTLYGCMFSMVFVLGLISNCVAIYIFICTLKVRNETTTYMINLAMSDLLFVFTLPFRIFYFATRNWPFGDLLCKISVMLFYTNMYGSILFLTCISVDRFLAIVYPFKSKTLRTKRNAKIVCIAVWLTVMGGSAPAVFFQSTHSRGNNTSEACFENFPDDTWKTYLSRIVIFIEIVGFFIPLILNVTCSSMVLRTLNKPITLSRSKINKTKVLRMIFVHLVIFCFCFVPYNINLILYSLMRTQIFVNCSVVTAVRTMYPITLCIAVSNCCFDPIVYYFTSDTIQNSIKMKNWSARRNDSRWSEVQGTENFIHHNLEALKTKIFDSESTI